The following are encoded together in the Thiobacillus sp. SCUT-2 genome:
- the rpsH gene encoding 30S ribosomal protein S8 yields the protein MSMSDPIADMLTRIRNAQAVEKASVAMPSSKVKVAIATVLKDEGYIEDFAVRGEAGKPELELQLKYYAGRPVIEHIERVSKPGLRIYKGAEELPRVMNGLGVAIVSTSRGVMTDRRARANGVGGEVLCVVA from the coding sequence ATGAGTATGAGTGATCCGATCGCGGATATGCTGACCCGCATCCGCAACGCGCAGGCGGTCGAGAAGGCGTCGGTGGCGATGCCTTCCTCCAAGGTCAAGGTGGCCATCGCCACGGTGCTGAAGGACGAGGGTTACATCGAGGATTTCGCCGTTCGCGGCGAGGCGGGCAAGCCCGAGCTCGAGCTGCAGCTTAAGTATTACGCCGGGCGTCCGGTCATCGAGCACATCGAGCGCGTCAGCAAGCCCGGCCTGCGCATCTACAAGGGCGCGGAAGAGTTGCCGCGGGTCATGAATGGCCTGGGCGTCGCGATCGTGTCGACGTCCCGCGGTGTGATGACGGACCGCCGCGCGCGCGCCAACGGCGTGGGCGGCGAAGTCCTCTGCGTGGTGGCGTAA
- the rplR gene encoding 50S ribosomal protein L18 has protein sequence MNTKQSRIRRARKTRAKIAAVKAIRLAIHRTNSHIYAQIISADGGTVMASASSNDKDMRTAVPNGGNIAAAAAVGKRLAEKAKGLGIEKVAFDRSGFKFHGRVKALADAAREGGLVF, from the coding sequence ATGAACACCAAGCAATCACGGATTCGCAGAGCGCGCAAAACCCGCGCCAAGATCGCGGCCGTCAAGGCGATCCGCCTGGCCATCCACCGCACCAACAGCCACATCTACGCCCAGATCATTTCGGCGGATGGCGGCACGGTGATGGCAAGCGCGTCGTCGAACGACAAGGACATGCGGACGGCGGTGCCCAACGGCGGCAACATCGCGGCTGCCGCGGCGGTGGGCAAGCGACTGGCTGAAAAGGCCAAGGGCTTGGGCATTGAAAAAGTGGCCTTCGACCGATCGGGCTTCAAGTTCCATGGGCGCGTGAAGGCCCTGGCGGACGCGGCCCGCGAAGGCGGTTTGGTATTTTAA
- the rplF gene encoding 50S ribosomal protein L6 has product MSRVAKNPITLPKGVEVTVGSTIAVKGPLGSLSRAAAADVNVALNDGVLTFAPADGSTQANAMAGTMRALVNNMVQGVSKGFEKKLTLIGVGYRAQAQGDALNLTLGFSHPVVHKMPAGIKVETPSQTEIVIKGIDRQMVGQVAADVRAYRPPEPYKGKGVRYSDEVVIKKETKKK; this is encoded by the coding sequence ATGTCACGTGTAGCCAAGAATCCCATTACGCTGCCGAAGGGCGTCGAGGTCACGGTCGGTTCGACGATCGCCGTCAAGGGGCCGCTCGGCTCGCTGAGCCGCGCCGCGGCCGCGGATGTCAATGTCGCCCTCAACGATGGCGTGCTGACCTTCGCGCCGGCCGACGGCAGCACCCAGGCGAACGCGATGGCGGGCACCATGCGTGCGCTCGTCAACAACATGGTCCAGGGCGTCTCGAAGGGCTTCGAGAAGAAGCTGACGCTGATCGGCGTCGGCTACCGCGCCCAGGCCCAGGGCGACGCACTGAACCTGACGCTCGGTTTTTCACACCCGGTCGTGCACAAGATGCCGGCCGGCATCAAGGTCGAGACGCCGTCGCAGACCGAGATCGTGATCAAGGGTATCGATCGCCAGATGGTGGGCCAGGTGGCCGCGGACGTTCGCGCCTATCGCCCGCCGGAGCCCTACAAGGGCAAGGGCGTTCGCTACAGCGACGAAGTGGTCATCAAGAAAGAGACCAAGAAGAAGTAA
- the rplO gene encoding 50S ribosomal protein L15 has product MELNNIKPADGAKKDKRRVGRGIGSGLGKTAGRGHKGQKSRAGGFHKVGFEGGQMPMHRRLPKRGFVSLTKADTARVRLADIAAIGADEIDLLVLKQAGVVGAGAKAARVYLSGEIGKAVKLRGIATTKGARAAIEAAGGSVGE; this is encoded by the coding sequence ATGGAACTGAACAACATCAAACCGGCCGACGGCGCCAAGAAGGACAAGCGGCGCGTCGGGCGCGGCATCGGCTCGGGGCTCGGGAAAACCGCGGGCCGGGGCCACAAGGGCCAGAAATCGCGAGCGGGCGGCTTCCACAAGGTCGGCTTTGAAGGCGGCCAGATGCCGATGCATCGCCGCCTGCCGAAGCGCGGCTTCGTGTCCCTGACCAAGGCCGACACCGCACGCGTTCGGCTTGCGGACATCGCGGCGATCGGGGCCGACGAGATCGACCTGCTGGTGCTGAAGCAGGCCGGGGTCGTGGGCGCGGGCGCCAAGGCCGCGCGCGTTTACCTGTCCGGGGAGATCGGCAAGGCGGTCAAGCTCCGCGGCATCGCCACGACGAAGGGTGCGCGCGCCGCGATCGAAGCGGCTGGCGGCAGCGTCGGCGAATAA
- the rpsE gene encoding 30S ribosomal protein S5, with amino-acid sequence MARTAPTSNEERGDGLREKMISVNRVTKVVKGGRIMGFAALTVVGDGDGGIGMGKGKSREVPVAVQKAMEEARRKLVKISLKNGTFHHTVVGQHGASRVLIQPASEGTGIIAGGAMRAVFEVMGVQNVLAKCLGSTNPYNVVRATIDGLMKMSTPSEIAAKRGKSVEEITG; translated from the coding sequence ATGGCCCGTACAGCACCTACGAGTAACGAAGAGCGCGGCGACGGCTTGCGCGAGAAGATGATTTCGGTCAACCGCGTCACCAAAGTGGTGAAGGGCGGCCGGATCATGGGTTTTGCAGCGCTGACGGTGGTCGGCGATGGCGATGGCGGCATCGGCATGGGCAAGGGCAAGTCCCGCGAAGTCCCGGTGGCCGTGCAGAAGGCCATGGAAGAAGCCCGCCGCAAGCTGGTCAAGATCAGCCTGAAGAACGGCACCTTCCATCACACCGTGGTGGGCCAGCATGGCGCATCGCGCGTGCTGATCCAGCCCGCGTCGGAAGGTACCGGCATCATCGCCGGCGGGGCCATGCGCGCCGTCTTCGAGGTGATGGGCGTGCAGAACGTGCTCGCCAAGTGCCTGGGCTCGACCAATCCCTACAACGTCGTTCGCGCCACGATCGACGGCTTGATGAAGATGTCGACGCCGTCCGAAATCGCGGCCAAGCGCGGCAAATCCGTTGAAGAAATCACGGGGTAA
- the rpmD gene encoding 50S ribosomal protein L30 produces MSEQKKIKVTLVKSLIGTKAPHRACVRGLGLRRLNHTVEVLDTPANRGMINTVAYLVKCEA; encoded by the coding sequence ATGAGCGAGCAGAAGAAAATCAAGGTGACGCTGGTCAAGAGCCTGATCGGTACCAAGGCGCCCCATCGGGCTTGCGTGCGCGGACTCGGCCTGCGTCGGCTGAATCACACGGTCGAGGTGCTGGACACCCCGGCCAACCGCGGCATGATCAACACGGTCGCCTATCTGGTGAAGTGCGAGGCTTAA